Sequence from the Longibacter salinarum genome:
GTCGTCCGCCTCCTGCAGGAACTGAATTACGTGGTCCGCGCCGTCGCTCGTGGCAACGACCATGTCGAGGGCCTGAACCGTCTCGACCTTGCGCCGCAACTCACCCGTGAATACGACCCGATCGAAGGCATCTCCGTCCGTGAGGACAGTGTGGACCTCGCGCGCCGCTCGAATTGCGTCTGCGAATCGACGGCGATTGCTGTAGGCACGTAGCAGGGCAACATTCTCGATGATGTTCTCCTGCGTCTTTTTCCCAAACCCGCTCAGTGACCGAACCTGATCGGCCCGTGCAGCCTCATCGAGTTCGTCGAGTGACGTGATGCCCAACTCTTGCCAGAGCGTGCGGACTTTCTTCGTGCCCAGGCCTTTGACTTTTAGTACGTCGAGCAGTCCCGTCGGTACAGCGCTCAGCAATTCGTCCCGCAGATCGAACGAGCCACGCTGAAGCAAGTCCTGGATTTGCTCCGACAGACCGTCCCCGATTCCGTTGACAGACGTCAACTCATCGTCCTGAACGAGATCTGTGACGGCGTCCTCCAGGCCTCGAATGGTCCGTGCGGCTCGGCCGAACGCGTTGGCCCTGTACGGATTACCGCCCGTCAGTTCGATCAGGTCTCCCGTCTGGCGAAGGGCGCTTGCAATTTCCTTGTTGGTCATGCGGCGGGAGGGAATGGCTGTTGAAAAGGGGGAAGGAAAGGGGAGTGCATCCGGTGCGGATGTGGTAGCATCCATGCGAGCAATTGTTCGCAACGTCAGCCGGTTCCCGTGAGCGCACCGGCGCAGAGGATCCGCGCAGAGAAAATTGAAGCTCCGTAGGTATCGACGGGGTCAACTGTGGATCTAATCGGGGACGGACCGGGTACGGATTCCAAGGAGCGGGCAAAGCATTCATGGTGCCCGCGATTTTCGTCTTTCTCAAACGGTACCACCCGCGAATGCAGCGCACCGTTTTTGTCGTCCTCGGCAGTCTCTTATTGCTGGGGGCTGGACTGCTTGGAGGCATCTGGCTGAGTGAGTTTCGACTTTCACGATCGACTCCAGACGAATATCGCCTGGTGGAAGAGGCCGTCCAGGCGATCGAGAGTGCGTATGTTGATTCCGTAGCGCGCGACCGCCTGTCCGGTTACGCCATCGAGGGGTTTTTGACGTCGCTAGACCCCCATTCCGTCTACATCGGCCCGGAACGTATGAAAGCGGTACGGGAGCAGTTCAACGCCTCGTTTGAGGGGATTGGCGTAACATATGAGCTGATCGATGGACCAACCGACCGCGATACCATCGGTGTCCTTTCTGTTTTACCGGACGGACCCAGTGAGGAAGCCGGCATCTGGGCTGGCGACCGGATTGTTGCGATCAATGGTGACCCCGCTGTGGGACTGTCGCACGAAACGATACAGAATCGCCTCAAGGGACCGGAGGGATCGACGGTCGAATTGACGCTTCGTCGGCCCGGGCGATCGGATCTCGTGCAGGTGGCTGTCACTCGCGACGACGTTCCGATTGCTACGCTCGACGCCGCGTACATGCTGGATGGCACGACGGGCTATATCAAAATCAACCGGTTCGCGCAGACGACGTATCGCGAGTTCTCGCATGCGCTTTCACGTCTTGAGACGCGCGGCATGCAACGCCTTGTGCTGGATCTTCGAGGCAACGCGGGCGGCTACATGCAGATGGCGGAGCGGATCGCGGACGATTTTCTAAAAGAAGGTCAGGTCATCGTCTCGGCGCGGAGCCGTCATAAAAAGTATACCCAGACCACCGAAGCCAGTAGTGGAGGTGCGTTCGAAGACCGCCCTTTGACCGTGCTCGTTGATGAGCACTCGGCGTCGGCGAGCGAGATTGTGGCTGGCGCCCTCCAGGATCATGATCGTGCGCTGATTATCGGGCGCAGAACCTTCGGGAAGGGCCTGGTTCAGCGCGAATTCCGGCTCGAAGATGGCAGCGGATTGCGCGTGACAATAGCGCGGTTTTATACGCCGACGGGTCGTCTTATACAGACGGATTACGCAAACGGGCGACGTGACTATTACGAACGGAAAGCGAAGCGCCTTTCACGCGACACGATCCGGAGCCGCGAGGAACTTGTTGCCACGATGCCGGACTCACTCAAATACCGAACGGATGCCGGTCGCGTCGTTCTGGGAGGCGGCGGGATTATTCCCGATCACATTGTACCGCCGGACACCTCGCTGCACCCGTTTATTGGTGATATCATGCGGGGGGGTGTGATGCGAGACTTTGCCCGCGAGTGGGTGGATGGACGAACGAGCGAACTCAGGACCGCCTGGGGGGACCGGCCCGAGGCCTTCGCTCGTGAGTACACGGTTCCGGAGACCGCCTTCCCAGCTCTCGTTCAGTACGCCCGTAGTCGTGGTATTACCGAGACCGTCAATCCTGCACCCGAAGACGATCTCCTCGCCAACGCACCGGTAGGGATGTACGCAGACGCCCTTCTTAAAAGCTATGTCGGGCGACGACTCTTTGGGATGGAAATGTGGATCCGAGTTCGAAACGAGATCGATCCGGTTGTTCATGAGGCCCGGAAGTCGTGGGGCGATGCAGAGCTACTGGCGTCGCGATATCCGGTGAACAGGTAGGTAAAACAGGTTTAAACGAGAATTTCGAATATCCGCTTTTAGACTTGAGCGCCGAGAGATGCTCGCACGGGCACGGCGTGCCAAGGAGGTGGGTTTACGCCCGTTTAAGGTACAGAGCGGAAATGCCGCCGATGTGCCGAAAACAGCGTGCCGTTCGTGCGAGGTACAGGTTGGATTTCCAAAAGAATGGACGAATGTAAACGAAAAGGCTTCGCAGAGGCGATTTCGACTTGCGTATGGATTCGAGATTTTGGTACGTGTACAGATGTCGTCGGAACTCTGTCGTAACGCTGTTGTGAACCGACGCAAGCCGAGAGGCTGTTCATTCCTTTGACACGCTGAGCGCTGGCGTGTATATTAATTGGATGTGACACCATCTTGAAAAGAGTCCGATTGGGTCTACCGAGATGATCGGACGTTTGGAGTAGTTGACTGGCGTCTCGGTTGCCTTTCCGCTTCATCGCGGTTGGCTATGGTAGCGTCTTTCTTCTCAGCGGACGCACCATCCCCACGGACTTTTTGATATGCGCTGCGCGAACGTTGATTTTCGGCGACAGCGCAAGAGTAACACCGAGGTACCCACACGTTGTCGCGATTTGCTCGCTCACCCACGCGACCTGCGAGGCGGATGTGGTTTTTAGACGGCTGAGGACGGCACCCCGGATCGTGCGCTCTGCGCACACCGCGTGCCTGATGCATCCCAGAGCGGGCCTGCCACAGGCGCCGCGCTTCTGATCGCTTCGACTGCACATTGCAACTGACCCCACTGAGGAAAAGCCACCTATGGTGATTTTGAATAAGTTGACGGTTACGCTCCTTCTGATGCTGCCCCAGCAGGGCGGAGGAAGCCCCATCAATGCTCTCGTAGAGCGTTTCAACGAGGGTGGCGGCTGGATGTGGCCGGTGCTCATCTGCTTGATCATCGGTCTCGCCATCGCGTTTGAGCGTATCATCTCGCTCAACCGCGCGGACATCAACACCCGCGAATTCCTGCAGCGTGTTCGCGTGGCCCTCGACGAAGGCGGCATCCCCGCGGCTGAAGAAGAGTGTGCCAATACCCGCGGCCCCGTCGCGTCCGTCTTCCAGGCTGGACTGCTTCGCGCCGACGAAGGTATCGAAGCTGTCGAGAAAGCCGTCGTATCGTACGGCTCGATCGAAATGAGCTTTCTCGAGCGCGGCCTTGTATGGCTCTCGCTCTTCATTAGCGTCGCCCCGATGCTCGGATTCCTCGGGACGGTGATCGGTATGATCCAGGCGTTCGATGCTATTGAGAACGCGGGTGACATTTCGCCGCGACTCGTTGCCGGCGGTATTAAGGTCGCCCTGCTGACGACCGCCTTCGGTCTGATCGTCGCCGTGATCCTGCAGTTCTTCTACAACTACGCCGTGTCGAAAATCGACCGGATCGTTGCGGAAATGGAAGATGCTTCTATCGAACTCATCGATGCGCTCGTGCTTCTGCGCGAAGGCCGCAAAGTGAGTGGCGAAGAGAAGGCAATTCCGGAAAACGTCGGGGGTAAGTAACTCAGTTGCTCTGCGCAGAGGCCGGATCGGGGGATCCTGATCCGGCCGGGATGCGCATCAACCTCGCCTCGGCGAGCTCCCTGACTTAATCGCTGCATCTGTCACCGACACCCCTCTGTTCTCATGGGAAGCAATCCCGTCCTCATGATCTCGATCTATCTTGCGATCGGGATCACCGGCCTTAGCCTCCTCGCCCTCGTCGGGTTTGGCATCCGCAACCTGACCTACGGGAAGGTGGAGCCTCTCACGATCGGCGCGATCGCCGTTCCCTTCGTGCTGCTGGGCATCATGCTCGTCGCTATGCCGACAGCGGCTGAAGCCGGCATTATGACTTTGATTATCATGTTCGCGCTGAGCCTGCTCGGCCTCGTCTACACGGGCGTGAAGAACCTGATCTGGTAGCGCTCCACGACGCTGCGCTCGACCTTGGCGCTCCGGCACCCCCGGGGCGCACGCCGACACGTTTCACTGTGCCCCGACACTCACATGGCTGGACTGCTTGATAAACGACGCGAGGGCCGAGATGACGTGGAGATTCCAACCGCCTCCATGGCGGATATCGCGTTTCTCCTCCTCATCTTTTTCCTCGTCACGACGACGATCAATGTCGATACCGGCATTGGTATGACCCTCCCTCCGAAGCTTGACCAGGAGCAGCAACCGCCTCCTGTGAAGGAGCGCAACCTGTTCAAGATTCTCGTCAACTCGCAGGGAGATGTGCTCATCGAAGGGGAGCTGGCTTCCCTCGACGCGATTCGGGACCGCGTGAAGGAACAGGTCCTGAACTACGGTAGCAACCCGGATCTTTCCGAGAACCCCTCGAAGTCCGTGATCTCCATCAAAACGGACGCCGAGACGCCGTATCGCATCTACGTGAAAGCCCTCGACGAAGTCATGATGGGCTTTCGGGAGATTTACGATAGCGTCGCTCGAAGCGGTAATGCTCCGAGCGGAGACCAGGTTCTGCAACAGACGTACTCGAGTTACCAGGAGTATCGCACGGGACTCGAACCTGAAGAGGAAGACCAGATCCGCGAAGCCATCCCGCGCAACATCTCGATCGCGGAGCCGGACCTTGGCGACCAGCAGTAGTTCTCGCCTCACTTGAGACGGGCCCTGACGCCCGAATCTCCGGTTTCGCCGCTCGATACGCACCTACGCCCCAGACGATATGTCTACTCACTTTCAAAAACGATCCTCCGACACGGAGCCGGGCTTCACGACGGCATCCCTACCGGACATCGTTTTCATGCTCCTGATCTTCTTCATGGTGTCGACCGTTCTGCGGGAGACGGACCTTAAGGTCCAGACCTCGCTGCCTTCGGCTGAGGCCCTGACGAAGATCGACCAGAAG
This genomic interval carries:
- a CDS encoding S41 family peptidase yields the protein MQRTVFVVLGSLLLLGAGLLGGIWLSEFRLSRSTPDEYRLVEEAVQAIESAYVDSVARDRLSGYAIEGFLTSLDPHSVYIGPERMKAVREQFNASFEGIGVTYELIDGPTDRDTIGVLSVLPDGPSEEAGIWAGDRIVAINGDPAVGLSHETIQNRLKGPEGSTVELTLRRPGRSDLVQVAVTRDDVPIATLDAAYMLDGTTGYIKINRFAQTTYREFSHALSRLETRGMQRLVLDLRGNAGGYMQMAERIADDFLKEGQVIVSARSRHKKYTQTTEASSGGAFEDRPLTVLVDEHSASASEIVAGALQDHDRALIIGRRTFGKGLVQREFRLEDGSGLRVTIARFYTPTGRLIQTDYANGRRDYYERKAKRLSRDTIRSREELVATMPDSLKYRTDAGRVVLGGGGIIPDHIVPPDTSLHPFIGDIMRGGVMRDFAREWVDGRTSELRTAWGDRPEAFAREYTVPETAFPALVQYARSRGITETVNPAPEDDLLANAPVGMYADALLKSYVGRRLFGMEMWIRVRNEIDPVVHEARKSWGDAELLASRYPVNR
- a CDS encoding MotA/TolQ/ExbB proton channel family protein, whose product is MVILNKLTVTLLLMLPQQGGGSPINALVERFNEGGGWMWPVLICLIIGLAIAFERIISLNRADINTREFLQRVRVALDEGGIPAAEEECANTRGPVASVFQAGLLRADEGIEAVEKAVVSYGSIEMSFLERGLVWLSLFISVAPMLGFLGTVIGMIQAFDAIENAGDISPRLVAGGIKVALLTTAFGLIVAVILQFFYNYAVSKIDRIVAEMEDASIELIDALVLLREGRKVSGEEKAIPENVGGK
- a CDS encoding ExbD/TolR family protein, which translates into the protein MAGLLDKRREGRDDVEIPTASMADIAFLLLIFFLVTTTINVDTGIGMTLPPKLDQEQQPPPVKERNLFKILVNSQGDVLIEGELASLDAIRDRVKEQVLNYGSNPDLSENPSKSVISIKTDAETPYRIYVKALDEVMMGFREIYDSVARSGNAPSGDQVLQQTYSSYQEYRTGLEPEEEDQIREAIPRNISIAEPDLGDQQ